The window GTTCAGCGGCCTCACGACCACCCGAGTTACTTTTGAGGTGGACGACCCAAACTTCGAACGGAGCTCCATTCCGAGGGAGAATTTCAACTTGCAACAAGTCGCGGCTCAGTCGTCGAGGCTTGCCGCGGGCATCGACAAACGTTTTGTGACGATGAGACGAGACGCGACCAATTGGCACGCGTGAGAGGAGGGCCACGTCGATACCGCGTGCGTCGTTTCCTTCCAGCAAGACGACATGGCGATAGCCGGACTTCGCCAAGAAAACATCCACAAAACGTTGCAAATAGCCGCGTGACTCAACCTCCTGCAACGCGAGTACATCCGCGTTCATCGCACGAATTCTAGCTGCCGCTTTGGCCAACTGCGCTCTCGGCTTCGCCGCGGTCGATTCGTCTGATCGATAAGGGTCATCACGATCGTCAAATAAATTGAGGAGATTAAAGCTACCAACCGTCAGCTCATTTTTCGCTGGCGGAACGTTCGACGCTGCTGAAATCGAAACGAATTCTGGCAACTTGTCCAACACCTGGATCTGCTCTGGAGCACTGACAACGATCTGGGGCACGTCTCGATAAAGCGACACTCGACCTCGAACGCGAATGAGTTTGTTTTCGTAAAGAGTTTCCAGGTCGGGTTGAAACTTTGCCATCGCATCTTCAAACAGAACCACACTGAAGACATCTCGTCGTTGACGATCGAAATTCAAGAAATGAACACGTTTCGCATGGCCCACTCGCAGAACTCGGCCCACGACCGCGGCCGTGCGACCGATGACTGACTCCGCGTTCTCCCAGGAAACGACAGGCAATCCCTCATCGGGCCGAATCGGTGGATCCGCATTCACGCACTGCCCCACGACCAACAGGAATGGGAGGCAGAAACAGGGGATAAAACGATTTTTCTTTGCCATCATCGCAGGATGCCACTCAACTTATCACTGTTCTTCACAACTTGTGAATCGTCGATTTAAGCACAAGCATCGTACAATTACCAACTACAAATTTTTCCGAAACGGCTCAGACACGTTCAAAACATGGAGAAACCCTTAACGGGCGAGAAAGCGAAGTACTTGGGCCGCGATATCAACGTCTAGCGTGCGCGCGAGGGCGCGCCAACCAGGAACCGCATTCACCTCTAAAATGTACCTCTTACCGTCATTTCCTGGCAGCACATCGACGGCGAGCAGTGGCGCATTGACGGCCTCTGCAGCCTGAAAAGCGATCTGG of the Pirellulaceae bacterium genome contains:
- a CDS encoding endonuclease/exonuclease/phosphatase family protein gives rise to the protein MMAKKNRFIPCFCLPFLLVVGQCVNADPPIRPDEGLPVVSWENAESVIGRTAAVVGRVLRVGHAKRVHFLNFDRQRRDVFSVVLFEDAMAKFQPDLETLYENKLIRVRGRVSLYRDVPQIVVSAPEQIQVLDKLPEFVSISAASNVPPAKNELTVGSFNLLNLFDDRDDPYRSDESTAAKPRAQLAKAAARIRAMNADVLALQEVESRGYLQRFVDVFLAKSGYRHVVLLEGNDARGIDVALLSRVPIGRVSSHRHKTFVDARGKPRRLSRDLLQVEILPRNGAPFEVWVVHLKSNSGGREAAEPIRLSEVTQIRKIYDDAVANHPTARILLCGDFNDTLESATISRMLASPQNSLQSLLDGQSDRVTYNRRPYQSMIDFIFASPAMAKSFVTGSYQILDGTVESGGSDHNPVYARFRLN